In Glycine max cultivar Williams 82 chromosome 4, Glycine_max_v4.0, whole genome shotgun sequence, the genomic stretch ATTCCTTTAGTTTGAAGATATCTACTTGCCTGAGCGAGTGGAACTCACTTGGACGAGTTTTACTGTCAccgaagtgaagtgaaaaatgaGGAGAATTGCAGAAAAATAACCTGAAAGTTTCGAGATAGCAAGTTTGAAGAAGGagatagagaaaaacaaggttGGAGCCACAGAGATTGACCTCAAAGTGATTgtgaatttcattctttatcatttcatttgttGATCTTGTACTCACTACCATGAGTGGCTAGTTTCTCTGTAGGATTGTATGTAATCTTTATACCCTGATGTatctattttgatattttatatatatgaatgttttCTAGTCATTATTGGTGAATTCATTTTGTtcttaatgcttgattctacttgatcactagtttcatgaaattggattttaagtttgaCTAGAAAGTACTCTTAAAATTTGAACTAAATGAATTCACTCTTTACATTACGTTGCTAAGAATAGAGCATAACGttttgattgctatttgcacgagattatgattgtaatgctagaatattattaaatatgcaaggaatcgatatttgataaatattaataggaTTCTCGAATGCGAGGAATCGATTCAGGTTGATCTAATGTGtcatcagaaatgttaaaaaatgattcatatgTATTAACTTCATTTAGATACTGAAGACATGAATGATCAAATCCAATTCTatgtttttcttgaattaattaaatcatttttttcgttttcttaattttacatGTTTACAACTTTTACGTTATTTACCTTTCTTTCATTAAACCCAtgaaatttcaatcaaatcttttttatatatctatTCAATTGTTTACTTTTATATGGAGAAAGTGAGTAACTCAAGTCCCTGTACAAACGATCTCATTTGTAAAATTTGTAACGACATTGGTATGCTTAACAATAGTCTAACAAAAAGTTAGGCAAACCATTATAATTTTTCAACATCAAATTACTTGTTATCAAACTAAACCACGTgttgtaaaatataatatcaattttatttagaaTATAAAAGCATAATGACATTGAATCAAGTCacaaaatgattataaattattacaaattcaatcattttataatgagatttttataatttaaaatttcgtGAAGtctttatacttttaaaaaatttcataactCTTGTATGTTAATTACCATCCAGACTCCGTTAACATACTAAAGAAAGTgactaatttaaaaacttaaatagaCACGAAACTATTTGATGTATAACATAATTGAACAAGTTCCTATAATCTatataaattcttaaaatagtATCttcaatttaacaaaatttaataaccaTTAGTAAATGAAAACTTacttttaagattttgaaagaGAAAAGCTTATATACCTTTTAGCTATAGAAAGTCATTTAAAAATGTGGTGGAATTATAAGTATAGAACAATTTAATGGTGGGTGCATGAACAATAATTTAACCATGTAATCAGATAACAAAAAGTCCCTATCTCAATCTcaagctctctctctttctaaCAACTTCATAACGGGCTAGTGCTAAGAGGAGGATGCAGCTTcctaaaatggaaaaaaaatccaGTTTAAATAGAATCTTAACATaacatgagttttttttttttttttgtattattaaaaaACTGAATGTATTACTGTTTACTAGTATTGTAAAGGTTTAAgacttgttttaatttgttagaAGAACTTAATTCATGAGGAACTTGAAAATTATGTATGCTTTGATCCTTGAggcatgagaaaaaaaattgcagcTGGTGTACAATTTGACCAGCTGTATAGCTATAAGGTCAATACAAGATTTTTCAGTCGAAAGAATGAATCCGAAAAATAGAGATAAATGTTTCCAGTCGAAAGAGGTGAACTGAATGATAATGAAGTTTATTGACTTGCAGAAACTAATAACTAGCTGCACATTGGCATTTCAGAGAGTTGCATAGATACAACTGAAATAAAGTCCTGAGGGCAAAGGTAATGCTAAATGCAAAACTGTAGCCCCGCCAACATAcagcaaaaacaacaaaaaactgttctaatttatgtttgaattgGCCACTGTAAACTATAGTTTTGTTGACTAATTAAATCTGCTATCTCTGGCTAAATGGAACACAGAATCTCTTCCAGtcattaacaattaacattacTTAACACTTCACGGCTCTCTTTTCCCCTAGACGTCTCCGCTTATATACAAACAAGATCTtgggtttcctttccttctctcCCAATTCTTCATCAGAACGTTCTTCCTTAGTTGTCAGGCAGCTCTCAGACTTCCTTTCCTTCTCTCCCAACCCTTCATCAGAACCTTCTTTTTTAGTTGTCAGGCAGCTCTCAGACTTCCTTTTCTTCTCTCCCAACCCTTCATCAGAACCTTCGTCCTTAGTTGTCTGGCACATCTTGATCAAACCCTCCTCCCTGGAATTCTCTTTGTGCTTCAATTCATCTTCCACAGATTTTTCAGTTGTCATTAGAATTACTTGCTCCAGATCCTCGGCTAACACCTGAAGAAGTTCCATCGGAGTAGCAGCAGGATCAAGCTCCAAGCAACCTTTCGGAGCATTGTGACCCTCTACACCAGTAAGCCAGTGTGAAGGTACCTGGTGGGAGAAACGAAACATCTCCGCCTTTGAAATATTCTTGACCTTTCTTGGATCGGCATTCTGGCGGAATACTGTCTTGAAACCTGAAACCTTAACAAGTGGGGCAATATTCACACCTTTCTCTTCACAGTAGTCTTCAAGCACCTCCACCATGTCATATTTCTGTATGATTTCATCTTCAGTAAATTTATTCCAGTCAAGGGACCAGTTCCGATACAAAGCCCATACGTCACCTTTCTTCGGATATATATGGACAACCCCTCTTGAACCTTTTGTCCACTTAACCCTGTGGGAGAAGGAATTAAGAGTGCTATAGGATACACGCTTTCCTATTCTGAAATCTCCGCTGGTCTTGGGAAAGCCAGAACTGACCCACTCTATTGGGGCCAATTCATCATTGCTTTTGGCATTCAACCAGCTAATCCTCATATTCAAAGGATTCTTTGAGATTACATCATGGATTAAGCAATAGTAACGCGGCATGCCATCATCATTATCATATGCAGCCCATACCTGGTTCTCACCAAAAGCATTTTCAGTACGGTCTCCATCAAAATCATGGAAATCTGGGTCTGGAACATTCATTGAGAGAGAACCAGGCAGCTCTGGCTCTAGATCAGCAGAGAAACACTTCTTGTTGACGGTCTCAGAATCAACAACTTGTGCACCAGGTTTTACAACATTTCCTTCCCTTTCTTTGCCCTTCTCTCTGATTTCTGTGTCAGTATTCTTTGACTTGTCTAAATTATTTGATGCAGAAGAAGCTTTCCATTCATCAAGCTTTTTAACAATCTCCTTCCGAGCCTTTTCCACCAATATGTTCTTTATTTGATGCTGTGATCTGTCCCTAACACCAGTGCGTTTGTGATTTCCTGCAGCATTAACCCTTCCTGATCCAAATTCATTTGCCAAGTTTATTCCTTCATTTTGAGATGCTGTTTTGTTTTCCATATCTCTTCTATCACTACCAACTTTATGTTCATCAGTGGGCCTGTTTTTCCTTGGCCTATCTCCTTTCATAATAGAATTTGAACCAAAACGAGAGGACTGAAAAGCTGAACCAGCACCAGTTCTATCAACAGCATGAGCATTCCCAAAATGGGCATCCTCCCTCAAGAAAGTTGCTGAATCTTCATGCCTTCTCTTCAAATTCTCAGATGACATCCTAAAAACACCAGGAGCTTCTGCAGCACTAGAAGCTGATGCTGGAACACGGGAAATACCATCAGGCATAGAGAAAGGACCTGACCCAAGTGATGAATTGACAGCAGACATAGGCGTCCTTCCtgaaaaatgataatttctttCCATTCTCATTGAGTTGAAGTTATGTTGCTTCATCTGAGTGGATGAAACATTTCTGTATCCAGGTGGAGGCAATGTCTCGGAAGCCAAAAATGGCTTATGACAGCAGGTACAGACAAGATTGCTGTTAACATAAACATTATGGTACTCAAAATTTGTCTTGCAGAAACTGCAAAAGGTCCAAAATGTGGGTTTCAACAACACAGGATTAAAGATGTTACTATGCGAACCATTCTGACTGGCTGGCATAGAAGGTTTCCCACCAGGATTTCCATTACGCCATAAATTGCACTTTTGGTCATAGGTGATTCTCTTGGCTTTATCAGATAATAAACTCCAAGCCTGTGAGATAAGGCTAAATGCCCCATCTGCACCTACGGATCTATTTTTATCAGGATGCAGAGTAAGAGCCAGTTTCCTGTATTGTCTTCGAATAGTTTCTTCATCGGCCAAAGGTTGCACACCAAGGATCCTGTACCAATCAAGTTCTCCATTAACTCTATCTTCGGAAGAGATATACACCTCAATAGTTGCTAGAAATTGAGGAAGACCATCAAGATTGGGATATAATTCTAGAGCCTTCTTTGCGAGTATTCTTGCCCCTCCAAATTCCCTCTGTAAAAGCATCTTCTCAGCAAGTTTTTTAGCC encodes the following:
- the LOC100788095 gene encoding uncharacterized protein yields the protein MEFNKDGALRAKKLAEKMLLQREFGGARILAKKALELYPNLDGLPQFLATIEVYISSEDRVNGELDWYRILGVQPLADEETIRRQYRKLALTLHPDKNRSVGADGAFSLISQAWSLLSDKAKRITYDQKCNLWRNGNPGGKPSMPASQNGSHSNIFNPVLLKPTFWTFCSFCKTNFEYHNVYVNSNLVCTCCHKPFLASETLPPPGYRNVSSTQMKQHNFNSMRMERNYHFSGRTPMSAVNSSLGSGPFSMPDGISRVPASASSAAEAPGVFRMSSENLKRRHEDSATFLREDAHFGNAHAVDRTGAGSAFQSSRFGSNSIMKGDRPRKNRPTDEHKVGSDRRDMENKTASQNEGINLANEFGSGRVNAAGNHKRTGVRDRSQHQIKNILVEKARKEIVKKLDEWKASSASNNLDKSKNTDTEIREKGKEREGNVVKPGAQVVDSETVNKKCFSADLEPELPGSLSMNVPDPDFHDFDGDRTENAFGENQVWAAYDNDDGMPRYYCLIHDVISKNPLNMRISWLNAKSNDELAPIEWVSSGFPKTSGDFRIGKRVSYSTLNSFSHRVKWTKGSRGVVHIYPKKGDVWALYRNWSLDWNKFTEDEIIQKYDMVEVLEDYCEEKGVNIAPLVKVSGFKTVFRQNADPRKVKNISKAEMFRFSHQVPSHWLTGVEGHNAPKGCLELDPAATPMELLQVLAEDLEQVILMTTEKSVEDELKHKENSREEGLIKMCQTTKDEGSDEGLGEKKRKSESCLTTKKEGSDEGLGEKERKSESCLTTKEERSDEELGEKERKPKILFVYKRRRLGEKRAVKC